In a genomic window of Microbacterium amylolyticum:
- a CDS encoding SGNH/GDSL hydrolase family protein, producing the protein MSDLRYVAIGDSFTEGVGDERDDGIPRGWADLVAQGWATSRGEPIEYANLAIRGKLAWPVVDGQLESALALRPTHLSFNGGGNDMLRPGTKIARIVDAYVKVVRRCREEGVTPILLAGADPSGGLPMSRLIRSRGDELSDAVIARLRREEDIVWANNWTDAELRDPTFWSPDRLHMNTRGHHRVAARVLGALGADAPESWWVSPDQAAAHLGTREYYRAHVAPWVRRRVTGRSSGDGRAAKIPEWVTIRP; encoded by the coding sequence GTGAGCGACCTGAGATATGTGGCGATCGGGGACTCCTTTACGGAGGGCGTCGGGGATGAGCGAGACGATGGAATCCCCCGAGGATGGGCGGACCTCGTCGCTCAGGGATGGGCTACGTCCCGTGGCGAGCCGATCGAGTACGCAAATCTCGCAATTCGCGGGAAACTGGCCTGGCCCGTGGTGGACGGCCAGTTGGAGAGCGCGCTTGCCCTCCGGCCCACACACCTCTCGTTTAACGGTGGCGGAAACGACATGCTGCGCCCCGGGACCAAGATCGCTCGCATCGTCGATGCCTATGTGAAGGTCGTCCGGCGGTGCCGCGAGGAGGGGGTCACTCCAATTCTGCTGGCGGGTGCTGATCCGTCTGGCGGTCTCCCCATGTCGCGGCTGATCCGCTCGCGCGGGGACGAACTTTCTGACGCGGTTATCGCGCGCCTGCGGCGCGAGGAGGACATCGTTTGGGCCAACAACTGGACAGATGCTGAACTGCGAGACCCCACGTTTTGGTCACCTGATCGGCTTCATATGAACACACGTGGTCACCATCGGGTGGCCGCACGGGTGCTCGGGGCTCTCGGTGCTGACGCTCCTGAGAGCTGGTGGGTGTCGCCGGATCAGGCCGCCGCCCATCTCGGTACGCGTGAGTATTACCGTGCGCACGTCGCACCGTGGGTGCGGCGACGGGTCACGGGGCGCTCATCCGGAGACGGCCGCGCCGCAAAAATCCCCGAGTGGGTCACGATTCGTCCCTGA
- a CDS encoding MFS transporter: MTSPSLRLDRLRFNREHGRVLTGSGLGWALDAMDVGLISFVIAALAVEWNLGPGTTGWITSVGFMGMAVGASLGGMLADRLGRRQVFALTLLVYGIATGASALVGGVAALLILRFVVGLGLGAELPVASTYVSEFAPARIRGRLVVILEAFWAVGWTAAAIIGYFIVPLENGWRWAFALGAIPAAYALIVRWGLPESARWLESRGRVAEADVIVRRFEAASNKQPADATDEPTSVVQQKVTSGAARPGVRALFSGGLARRTSALWVVWFCVNFSYYGAFIWIPSILVMQGFDLVRSFEYTLIITLAQLPGYAVAAWLIETWGRRATLSVFLVGSACAAMLFSSASEVWQILFFGCLLSFFNLGAWGALYAISPEIYPTATRGTGAGAAAGVGRIASILAPLFTPWALHLIGAGFVFTVFATFFAIAAVTAWALGDMSGRSLDSGQPTVADRPSVSRRTDSSRH; this comes from the coding sequence GTGACCTCTCCGTCTTTGCGCCTTGACCGGCTGCGCTTCAACCGCGAACACGGTCGTGTTCTCACCGGCTCCGGCCTGGGCTGGGCGCTCGACGCGATGGACGTCGGCCTCATTTCTTTTGTGATCGCGGCTCTCGCCGTCGAATGGAACCTGGGGCCCGGAACGACCGGGTGGATCACCTCGGTTGGCTTTATGGGGATGGCCGTGGGCGCGAGCCTCGGCGGCATGCTCGCCGATCGCCTCGGCCGACGTCAGGTATTCGCGCTGACGCTGCTCGTTTATGGCATTGCGACGGGTGCGAGCGCACTGGTCGGGGGAGTGGCCGCACTGCTGATCCTTCGTTTCGTCGTCGGCCTGGGGCTTGGCGCCGAGCTGCCTGTCGCCTCCACCTACGTCAGCGAGTTCGCACCCGCGCGTATCCGTGGCCGACTCGTGGTGATCCTCGAGGCCTTCTGGGCCGTCGGATGGACCGCTGCGGCGATCATTGGGTACTTCATCGTGCCCCTGGAAAACGGGTGGCGTTGGGCGTTCGCGCTGGGAGCGATTCCCGCCGCGTATGCCCTTATCGTGCGCTGGGGGTTACCAGAATCTGCCCGGTGGCTCGAGTCGCGCGGCCGGGTGGCGGAAGCCGATGTGATTGTGCGCCGTTTCGAGGCGGCGTCGAACAAGCAACCGGCTGATGCGACGGACGAGCCCACGTCCGTCGTCCAGCAGAAGGTCACATCGGGTGCGGCGCGACCCGGCGTCCGCGCGCTGTTCTCCGGGGGACTTGCACGGCGTACCAGCGCCCTCTGGGTGGTGTGGTTCTGCGTGAATTTCTCGTATTACGGCGCCTTCATTTGGATTCCTTCGATCCTCGTGATGCAGGGGTTCGATCTCGTGCGTTCCTTCGAATACACGTTGATCATCACGCTGGCGCAGCTTCCCGGCTATGCGGTCGCGGCCTGGCTCATTGAAACCTGGGGGCGCAGGGCAACCCTCTCCGTGTTCCTCGTCGGTTCGGCCTGCGCCGCGATGCTGTTCAGCTCGGCCAGCGAGGTCTGGCAGATTCTCTTCTTCGGTTGCCTGCTGTCCTTCTTCAATCTCGGCGCGTGGGGCGCCCTGTATGCGATCAGCCCCGAGATCTATCCGACCGCGACGCGGGGGACAGGAGCGGGCGCCGCGGCGGGCGTTGGCCGCATCGCGTCGATTCTTGCGCCGCTGTTCACGCCGTGGGCGCTCCACCTGATCGGCGCCGGATTCGTCTTCACGGTGTTCGCGACATTCTTCGCGATCGCCGCCGTAACGGCATGGGCGCTGGGGGATATGAGCGGAAGGTCTCTCGATTCCGGCCAGCCCACCGTTGCAGACAGGCCCTCGGTTTCACGACGCACGGATAGCAGCCGACACTAG
- a CDS encoding DUF885 domain-containing protein encodes MDENSRPQTPIDQIAEEWVDRLVDLVPTAGTYIGRTDVNDRYGDYSPEGAEQQAQAVRDVLTRLEAAEPTDDVDRVTQADLAGDLACQLELHDAQWHLRDINVLASPSQEIRQVYDLMPTETEEDWSVFAKRLAAVPDAIDGYIETLRYGIHEDVVPAARQVQEVAGQARGYALPDGFFDQLVGRAKAEHAELPDSLHEDLSSGADAARSAYGRLARFLEGVLAPRATEDDAVGRELYGIHSRRFLGAEIDLDETYDWGLEELARMRAEQEAIAREIKPGASVDEAVAFLEQDSSRKLVGTEALREWMQETADTAIRDLGETHFDIPEPIRAIECMIAPTTSGEIYYTAPSDDFSRPGRMWWSVPEGVKAFDTWRELTTVFHEGVPGHHLQIAQAVYNRGQLNSWRRLLAGTSGHAEGWALYAERLMEQLGYLEDPADRLGMLDGQRMRAARVVLDIGVHLGKRRPDSYQKWDADYALEFMRRNVNMADEFVQFEVNRYLGWPGQAPSYKVGQRIWEQLRDEVAQREGDAFSIKAFHKRALDIGGVGLDTLRKVLLG; translated from the coding sequence GAACAGCAGGCTCAGGCCGTGCGCGACGTTCTCACCCGCCTTGAGGCCGCGGAACCAACCGACGATGTTGACCGTGTCACACAAGCCGATCTCGCGGGCGACCTCGCTTGTCAGCTCGAGCTGCACGACGCACAGTGGCACCTGCGCGATATCAACGTGCTGGCAAGCCCGTCGCAGGAGATCCGCCAGGTCTACGACCTGATGCCGACCGAAACCGAAGAAGACTGGTCGGTGTTCGCGAAGCGGCTCGCGGCCGTTCCTGACGCGATCGACGGCTACATCGAGACGCTGCGTTACGGCATCCACGAGGATGTTGTTCCCGCCGCGCGACAGGTGCAAGAGGTTGCTGGTCAGGCGCGCGGATACGCGCTCCCCGACGGCTTCTTCGATCAGCTGGTCGGCCGAGCAAAGGCCGAGCACGCAGAGCTGCCGGATTCTCTTCACGAGGACCTCTCGAGCGGCGCAGACGCGGCACGGTCTGCCTACGGACGTTTGGCGCGTTTTCTTGAAGGCGTTCTCGCGCCGCGCGCAACCGAGGACGACGCCGTTGGCCGCGAGCTGTACGGGATTCACTCCCGTCGCTTCCTCGGCGCCGAGATCGATCTTGACGAGACATATGACTGGGGCCTCGAAGAGCTCGCGCGCATGCGTGCAGAGCAGGAAGCGATTGCGCGCGAGATCAAGCCGGGCGCGTCGGTTGACGAAGCCGTCGCGTTTCTTGAGCAGGACAGCTCACGCAAGCTCGTCGGTACGGAAGCCCTGCGCGAATGGATGCAGGAAACGGCCGACACGGCCATCCGCGATCTCGGCGAGACGCATTTCGACATCCCCGAACCCATCCGTGCCATCGAGTGCATGATCGCGCCGACCACGTCCGGTGAGATCTACTACACGGCTCCCAGCGATGACTTCTCTCGACCCGGCCGCATGTGGTGGTCGGTTCCAGAGGGTGTAAAGGCCTTCGACACGTGGCGTGAACTCACCACCGTCTTCCACGAGGGCGTTCCCGGGCACCACCTTCAGATTGCGCAGGCGGTGTACAACCGCGGTCAGCTCAACAGCTGGCGCCGTTTGCTCGCGGGGACTTCAGGGCACGCTGAAGGCTGGGCGCTCTACGCCGAGCGGCTGATGGAGCAGCTGGGCTACCTGGAGGACCCGGCTGATCGTCTCGGCATGCTTGACGGACAGCGCATGCGCGCGGCGCGCGTTGTTCTCGACATCGGTGTGCACCTGGGCAAGCGCCGTCCCGACAGCTACCAGAAATGGGATGCCGACTACGCGCTCGAGTTCATGCGACGCAACGTGAATATGGCCGACGAATTCGTCCAGTTCGAAGTCAACCGTTACCTCGGTTGGCCCGGACAGGCGCCCTCGTACAAGGTGGGTCAGCGCATCTGGGAACAGCTGCGTGACGAGGTCGCGCAACGCGAGGGTGATGCGTTCTCCATTAAGGCGTTCCACAAGCGTGCGCTCGATATTGGCGGCGTCGGACTAGATACCCTCCGAAAGGTGTTGCTCGGCTGA